One window of Polynucleobacter sp. HIN5 genomic DNA carries:
- a CDS encoding tetratricopeptide repeat protein: MSVKRDFRWYLLRFYAASFLVLGLKRKAIDTFEEMLSQYPNDPYVLSSLAYLKTQDGDKFGAIEMYKKVVQRSDAPAYSWYNLAYLQEEVGQIEDAEFSFRKALALDESMDLAWYGLGLTLIQQHRFDEAIKALKKNTQLQPMSPYGWYQLARVYVDRQEPEEAVKIIKHLKEFEPKFAKQLERETGLTA; the protein is encoded by the coding sequence ATGTCAGTGAAACGTGATTTTCGTTGGTATTTGCTTCGTTTTTATGCGGCCTCTTTTCTTGTGTTGGGCTTAAAGCGTAAGGCAATCGATACGTTTGAGGAGATGTTATCCCAGTATCCGAACGATCCTTACGTACTCTCTAGTTTGGCTTACTTGAAGACTCAAGATGGAGACAAGTTTGGTGCAATTGAAATGTACAAAAAAGTAGTACAGCGATCTGATGCTCCCGCCTATTCTTGGTACAACCTTGCTTATTTGCAAGAGGAAGTCGGTCAAATTGAAGATGCCGAATTTAGTTTTCGCAAGGCCTTAGCCCTTGACGAATCCATGGATCTTGCCTGGTATGGATTAGGACTTACCCTAATTCAGCAACATCGTTTTGATGAAGCCATCAAAGCTTTGAAGAAAAATACCCAGCTTCAACCCATGAGCCCCTATGGATGGTATCAATTAGCAAGGGTTTACGTGGATCGCCAAGAGCCCGAAGAAGCAGTAAAAATCATCAAGCATTTAAAAGAATTTGAACCGAAATTTGCTAAGCAGTTGGAACGGGAGACTGGTTTGACTGCTTAG
- a CDS encoding DUF4212 domain-containing protein: MQLTESHKQYWSKNLRITAILLFIWFVVTYVVGYNARSLDFNFFGWPFSFWVGAQGALVIYVAIIGYYAHYMNNLDHEYDCAEVEED; the protein is encoded by the coding sequence ATGCAATTAACAGAATCGCACAAACAATATTGGTCTAAGAACCTACGAATAACAGCTATCCTGCTATTCATATGGTTCGTAGTGACTTATGTTGTTGGCTATAACGCACGTTCACTCGACTTTAATTTTTTTGGGTGGCCATTTAGTTTTTGGGTAGGAGCGCAGGGCGCATTGGTCATTTATGTTGCGATCATTGGCTACTATGCACATTACATGAATAATCTCGATCATGAATATGATTGCGCTGAAGTGGAGGAAGACTAA
- a CDS encoding sodium:solute symporter family protein produces MAGMTPDTGGSVFGGGGSSAAFKKQLNKVYAWYAGGFVAFCVIVAILEQMGLTREWVGYLFLGATVLLYAGIGVMSRTNDAAEYYVAGRRVPAVYNGMATGADWMSAASFIGMAGTLYLTGYGGLAFIMGWTGGYCLVALFLAPYLRKFGQFTIPDFLGARYDGNLPRFLGIFAAILCSFTYVVAQIYGVGLITTRLAGVPFEIGIFMGLAGILVCSFLGGMRAVTWTQVAQYIILIITYMIPVVWLSVKQTNFPIPQLVYGYQLEKVTAKESELIKDPKELEVRAIYKARADALAEKLKDVPAALAADKAAAEKKVADLKAANAPAADIAAAEKALAAVPKDDAAAKKAWTAGKAANDRLAGPLNGMPRHAAQFAGDPNGDEKARAAFDTSRRNFLALIFCLMVGTAALPHILMRFYTTPSVRQARQSVTWSLFFIFLLYFTAPALAVLVKYEIFTAVVGTPFSNLPVWIDAWNKVDPALLSVVDVNKDGILQLGEMKIGGDIIVLATPAIGGLPYVISGMVAAGGLAAALSTADGLLLTIANALSHDLYYKMIDPNAPTARRVMISKILLLVVALAAAYVASQKPADILFLVGAAFSFAAAAFFPALTLGIFWKRATKAGACLGIILGLGVTFYYMATTQPWLRGVFGVTSPVELWWGIQPISAGIFGVPLGFAVIILVSLVTPAPRKDIQELVDHVRYPTLRGDTLNTQAN; encoded by the coding sequence ATGGCCGGAATGACACCTGATACAGGCGGAAGTGTTTTTGGTGGCGGTGGAAGTAGTGCCGCTTTTAAGAAACAACTCAATAAAGTCTACGCTTGGTACGCTGGCGGTTTTGTTGCTTTCTGCGTAATCGTCGCAATTTTGGAGCAAATGGGCCTGACGAGAGAGTGGGTTGGATATCTCTTTTTAGGCGCAACCGTTTTGCTGTATGCGGGCATTGGTGTAATGAGTCGTACCAATGATGCTGCAGAATACTATGTCGCTGGTCGACGCGTGCCAGCTGTTTATAACGGTATGGCAACTGGCGCAGACTGGATGTCGGCGGCGTCGTTTATCGGTATGGCTGGTACTCTGTACCTCACAGGCTATGGTGGTCTTGCGTTCATCATGGGTTGGACCGGTGGATATTGCTTAGTGGCATTGTTCCTTGCGCCCTACTTACGTAAGTTTGGTCAATTTACGATCCCTGATTTCTTGGGCGCGCGCTATGATGGTAATCTACCTCGCTTTTTAGGAATTTTTGCTGCCATTTTGTGTTCCTTTACCTATGTAGTAGCTCAAATTTACGGTGTAGGACTAATTACAACCCGTCTGGCTGGTGTACCTTTTGAGATTGGTATTTTCATGGGTCTAGCCGGTATTTTGGTTTGCTCATTCTTAGGTGGTATGCGTGCGGTGACTTGGACACAGGTTGCTCAGTACATCATCTTGATTATTACTTACATGATTCCTGTGGTTTGGTTATCAGTGAAGCAAACTAACTTCCCCATACCGCAGCTAGTCTATGGTTACCAACTTGAAAAAGTCACAGCCAAAGAGTCTGAGTTAATTAAGGATCCTAAGGAGCTTGAGGTTCGAGCAATTTATAAGGCTCGTGCTGATGCTCTCGCTGAGAAACTGAAGGATGTTCCTGCTGCATTGGCTGCCGATAAAGCAGCTGCTGAGAAGAAAGTGGCTGATCTCAAAGCAGCAAATGCACCTGCGGCTGATATTGCTGCTGCTGAAAAAGCTCTCGCTGCTGTTCCAAAAGATGATGCAGCAGCCAAAAAAGCATGGACAGCTGGAAAGGCAGCAAACGATCGTTTGGCCGGACCGTTGAATGGAATGCCCAGACATGCTGCGCAGTTTGCTGGCGATCCAAATGGAGATGAGAAAGCTCGTGCTGCATTTGATACATCGCGCCGTAACTTCTTAGCACTGATCTTCTGCTTGATGGTGGGTACAGCTGCCTTGCCACACATTCTGATGCGTTTTTACACCACACCATCGGTGAGGCAGGCACGTCAATCGGTTACCTGGTCACTTTTCTTCATCTTCTTGCTGTACTTCACTGCTCCAGCTCTCGCAGTCTTGGTGAAATATGAAATCTTTACTGCGGTGGTTGGGACACCATTCTCCAACCTACCAGTTTGGATTGATGCTTGGAATAAGGTTGATCCTGCATTATTGTCAGTGGTAGATGTGAACAAAGATGGCATTTTGCAGCTTGGCGAGATGAAGATTGGTGGAGACATTATTGTGCTGGCAACCCCAGCTATTGGTGGCTTACCTTACGTAATCTCCGGCATGGTGGCAGCGGGCGGTTTAGCTGCAGCGCTGTCAACTGCTGATGGATTGCTCTTGACGATTGCCAATGCTTTGTCTCATGACTTGTACTACAAGATGATTGATCCTAACGCTCCGACCGCTCGTCGCGTGATGATTTCTAAGATCTTGCTATTAGTTGTGGCCTTGGCTGCTGCTTACGTAGCCTCCCAAAAACCGGCTGATATTTTGTTCTTAGTCGGTGCAGCATTCTCCTTTGCCGCTGCTGCGTTCTTCCCAGCCTTAACTCTGGGTATTTTCTGGAAGCGTGCGACTAAGGCGGGCGCATGCCTTGGAATCATTTTGGGCCTAGGTGTCACGTTCTATTACATGGCTACTACTCAGCCTTGGTTACGCG
- a CDS encoding 3'-5' exonuclease: MFANLLARFGIGQSRIEPSRWVVLDVETTGLDPSRDRLLAIAAIAIQVGPGFTKPTIVIGDSFEAVLKQDLASNKDNILVHHIGVGAQTAGRPPVEVLEEFRQWVGSSPLLAFHAPFDEGMITRAYKRFGLSPLINDWIDIEPLAAVSGIHPKARALDDWLQFFGIECSVRHQAAADTLATCELLLCLWNSIKREADNLTELKALAKNGTWIPRS, from the coding sequence ATGTTCGCTAATCTATTAGCCCGTTTTGGAATTGGCCAATCCAGAATTGAACCCAGTCGTTGGGTGGTGTTGGATGTTGAGACGACGGGTTTGGATCCCAGTCGTGATCGCTTGCTTGCGATCGCGGCTATTGCAATTCAGGTTGGACCGGGCTTCACAAAGCCCACGATTGTGATTGGGGATAGTTTTGAAGCAGTCTTAAAACAAGATTTAGCGTCCAATAAAGACAATATTTTGGTTCACCATATTGGCGTAGGCGCACAAACAGCTGGAAGACCACCGGTTGAAGTATTGGAGGAGTTTCGACAATGGGTGGGAAGCTCCCCCTTGCTTGCATTTCATGCTCCGTTTGATGAGGGCATGATAACCCGCGCCTACAAGCGATTTGGTTTATCACCGCTGATAAATGATTGGATTGATATTGAACCGTTGGCTGCGGTATCAGGCATTCATCCGAAAGCACGAGCCTTAGATGACTGGTTGCAGTTTTTTGGTATTGAATGCAGCGTTCGCCATCAGGCTGCGGCGGACACACTTGCCACATGTGAATTACTTTTATGTCTCTGGAATTCGATTAAGCGAGAGGCTGATAACCTAACAGAACTGAAAGCCCTTGCGAAGAATGGCACTTGGATTCCTAGGTCGTAA